A section of the Neorhizobium galegae bv. orientalis str. HAMBI 540 genome encodes:
- a CDS encoding HlyD family type I secretion periplasmic adaptor subunit, translated as MSAVAKIHDLEWYSEVPRSVWKQTVAGLALTAIAFGGFGTWAATAPLAAAVIAQGSFVATGRNKIVQHFEGGIIRELLVNEGDQVVENQPVIRLDETASQAKKREFFLRRVRLEATAARLTAQSEAADSMMISPYLNDFRDDPDVSAIILTQQLNFKAQRMKLATELSLLRQNMKALEFRSEGYSRHRDAMSRQLMLLKDEYDTKRVLLTKGLLRATEVRALERAIADAEGQIGRLEAEVSETGAELLKGQQEITRAEETYREEALDRLQSIQGERDASREQSREADDVLRRATILAPVSGTVVRTYYHTTGGVIESGKGIMEILPAGVPLIIEAKVPRNEIDSVKVGQKATIRLIALNQRTTPVLRGEVFYVSADAMEDSKAGLSNHDVYVARINISSEEIARIKGFTPQPGMPAEIMIQTAVRTFFSYLIKPVVDSMSRAFTER; from the coding sequence ATGTCTGCTGTTGCGAAGATACACGATCTCGAATGGTACTCGGAGGTTCCTCGGTCGGTCTGGAAACAGACGGTCGCCGGTCTCGCGCTGACGGCCATAGCCTTTGGCGGTTTCGGTACCTGGGCTGCGACCGCCCCGCTTGCGGCTGCCGTCATCGCCCAGGGCAGTTTCGTCGCAACCGGCCGCAACAAGATCGTTCAGCATTTCGAAGGCGGCATCATCAGGGAACTGCTGGTCAACGAAGGCGACCAGGTTGTCGAAAACCAGCCGGTGATCAGGCTGGACGAGACCGCGTCGCAGGCCAAGAAACGGGAATTCTTCCTCAGACGCGTCAGGTTGGAAGCAACGGCCGCCCGGCTTACCGCTCAATCCGAGGCCGCCGACTCCATGATGATTTCGCCATACCTGAACGATTTCCGGGATGACCCGGATGTTTCTGCGATCATCCTCACGCAACAGCTCAATTTCAAGGCCCAGCGCATGAAGCTGGCGACCGAGCTTTCTCTGCTGAGGCAGAATATGAAGGCATTGGAGTTCCGGAGCGAAGGTTACTCCCGCCATCGCGATGCCATGTCGCGGCAGCTCATGTTGCTCAAGGACGAATATGATACCAAGCGGGTCCTGCTGACCAAAGGATTGCTGCGCGCAACCGAGGTCAGAGCGCTTGAGCGGGCGATCGCCGATGCGGAGGGGCAGATCGGCAGGCTGGAGGCAGAAGTTTCGGAAACCGGAGCCGAGCTCCTGAAGGGGCAGCAGGAGATCACTCGCGCTGAGGAAACGTATCGGGAGGAAGCACTCGACCGCTTGCAATCGATCCAAGGCGAACGTGATGCTTCGCGTGAACAATCACGCGAAGCCGACGACGTGCTGCGCCGGGCGACGATCCTCGCGCCGGTCTCCGGCACTGTCGTGCGGACTTACTACCATACGACGGGTGGCGTCATTGAAAGCGGCAAGGGGATCATGGAGATCCTGCCTGCCGGCGTGCCGTTGATCATCGAGGCAAAGGTGCCGCGCAACGAGATCGACAGCGTCAAGGTCGGACAAAAGGCAACGATCCGCCTTATCGCCTTGAATCAGCGCACTACCCCGGTCCTGAGGGGCGAAGTGTTTTATGTCTCTGCGGACGCAATGGAGGATAGCAAGGCGGGGCTCTCAAACCACGACGTCTATGTCGCGCGCATCAACATTTCGTCCGAGGAGATCGCCCGCATCAAGGGATTTACCCCGCAACCCGGTATGCCTGCGGAAATCATGATTCAAACCGCAGTCAGGACTTTTTTCAGCTATCTGATCAAGCCGGTTGTCGACAGCATGTCGAGAGCATTCACCGAGCGTTGA
- a CDS encoding type I secretion system permease/ATPase gives MSDAQKRADLEQAHDHDESRQLAGEEFYAKLERAVDECLKMSSGDAVSSATISRLEPKNSPPSSLRVNEGSSGADILAMPANGRIIEPEIEPKPPQREATEAKGPEGMITIDADTGPLRTEAKPFGKPPTTGGGRGGDGTFHKRLAPVDFSASLRAGVTAVRRNLAIVMFFTVASNILVLAIPTYLFQISDRVLTSRSLDTLVMLTIVIVGAVILQAAFDALRRFILMRTAVEIAAQLGAPILSAAARASLQSNGREYQVLGDLQQVRSFLVSRTLLSFLDAPIAPLFVVAVFLIHPHLGFIVVLTALMLLAFTQINQRMTAEPFAEANTAQVKANLHLESMSRNSQIINALAMIPETVQIWGKDTASSLKSQVIAQDRNITIAAISKACRLLTQIAMLGWGAFLSIEGQLTGGMVIAASIIAGRALAPIEGAIEGWNQYSQSRAAYGRISALLKSSPLNFDRLNLPKPEGRLDVERLLYVPQGTKRVVLNGVSFALQPGDSLAIIGNSGAGKTTLGKMLVGSILPTSGSVRLDLMDLRNWDQRQFGENIGYLPQDVQLFPGTIKSNIARMRMDADDEQIYRAAMLADVHEMIASLPHGYETVVAADGSPLSGGQKQRIALARAFFGDPRMVVLDEPNSNLDNAGDAALLHALQHAKEHKITVATITQRPALLSSVDKVLLLVNGTVALFGMRADVLKAIEARGIDINTGSFGHQLL, from the coding sequence ATGTCGGACGCCCAAAAGAGGGCCGACCTAGAACAGGCCCACGATCACGATGAAAGTCGGCAACTTGCCGGGGAGGAATTTTATGCAAAATTGGAGCGCGCCGTGGACGAATGCCTGAAAATGTCATCCGGTGACGCAGTCTCTTCAGCAACGATATCCAGGCTGGAACCCAAGAACTCACCACCGAGTTCATTGCGCGTGAACGAGGGCTCGTCAGGAGCCGATATTCTGGCCATGCCTGCCAATGGCCGGATCATCGAACCGGAGATCGAGCCGAAGCCTCCGCAGCGCGAAGCAACGGAGGCAAAGGGACCGGAAGGCATGATCACGATCGATGCCGACACCGGGCCATTGCGGACAGAGGCAAAGCCCTTTGGAAAGCCGCCGACGACCGGTGGCGGGCGCGGTGGCGACGGAACGTTTCACAAGCGCCTCGCGCCGGTCGACTTTTCGGCCAGCCTGCGGGCGGGCGTTACTGCGGTGCGGAGGAACCTGGCGATCGTCATGTTTTTCACCGTCGCCAGCAATATCCTCGTGCTTGCGATCCCGACCTACCTGTTCCAGATATCGGACCGGGTGCTGACCAGCCGTTCTCTCGACACGCTGGTGATGTTGACGATCGTGATCGTCGGAGCGGTCATCCTGCAGGCGGCCTTCGATGCTCTTCGGCGCTTCATCCTGATGCGGACGGCGGTGGAAATCGCGGCACAACTTGGCGCTCCGATCCTGAGCGCGGCCGCCCGCGCCTCGCTTCAAAGCAATGGCCGCGAATATCAGGTGCTGGGCGATCTTCAGCAGGTTCGTTCGTTCCTCGTCTCCAGGACCTTGCTGTCGTTTCTCGACGCGCCGATTGCACCTCTCTTCGTGGTGGCGGTCTTCCTCATCCACCCGCATCTCGGCTTCATCGTGGTCCTGACAGCCCTCATGCTGCTGGCCTTCACCCAGATCAACCAGCGGATGACCGCCGAGCCGTTTGCCGAAGCCAATACGGCGCAGGTGAAGGCCAATCTTCATCTGGAATCGATGTCGCGCAATTCGCAGATCATCAATGCGCTCGCCATGATCCCGGAGACGGTGCAGATCTGGGGCAAGGACACGGCTTCGTCGCTCAAGTCGCAGGTCATTGCCCAGGACCGGAATATCACCATTGCGGCCATATCGAAGGCCTGCCGCCTTCTGACGCAGATCGCGATGCTCGGTTGGGGCGCCTTCCTGTCGATCGAAGGTCAGCTCACCGGGGGCATGGTGATCGCTGCCTCCATCATTGCGGGTCGCGCGTTGGCGCCGATCGAAGGGGCCATCGAAGGATGGAACCAATACAGCCAGTCCCGCGCGGCCTACGGGCGCATATCGGCGCTGCTGAAATCCTCGCCATTGAATTTCGACCGCCTGAACCTGCCGAAACCCGAGGGGCGCCTGGATGTCGAGCGCCTCCTTTATGTACCGCAGGGAACCAAGCGCGTCGTGCTCAACGGCGTTTCGTTTGCCCTGCAGCCGGGAGATTCCCTGGCGATCATCGGCAATTCCGGTGCCGGCAAGACGACACTCGGAAAAATGCTCGTTGGATCGATCCTGCCGACGTCGGGCAGTGTCCGATTGGATCTGATGGATCTGAGGAACTGGGATCAACGCCAGTTCGGCGAAAATATCGGCTACCTGCCGCAGGACGTGCAGCTTTTTCCCGGCACGATAAAGTCCAATATCGCCCGGATGCGGATGGACGCGGATGATGAGCAGATCTACCGGGCCGCAATGCTCGCCGATGTTCATGAAATGATAGCCAGCCTGCCGCACGGATACGAAACCGTGGTGGCGGCCGATGGCTCTCCTCTTTCCGGCGGCCAGAAGCAGCGTATTGCGCTTGCCCGGGCATTTTTCGGCGATCCAAGGATGGTGGTGCTGGATGAGCCGAATTCCAATCTCGACAATGCGGGCGATGCGGCGCTGCTCCACGCACTTCAGCATGCCAAGGAACACAAGATAACCGTCGCGACGATCACGCAACGTCCGGCCCTCCTGAGCAGCGTCGACAAGGTCCTGCTGCTGGTCAACGGCACCGTCGCGCTGTTCGGAATGCGGGCGGACGTGCTGAAAGCCATCGAAGCGCGTGGCATCGATATCAATACCGGTTCATTCGGCCATCAGTTGCTATAG
- a CDS encoding response regulator transcription factor, producing the protein MQIPHGISQHAGLDLATSALKRMNAIRTLLFICSPGTISTAMIAAIESEFPWLNVKTVPDLKLASAEFDNPVQLMLADVRLASALAEYWPELAHYHPAATLALIGTDDGEIASDHQRAKELEIVQGILPFNVNLDVFLSGLRIVLKGGTYFPSTGYRAQRSPPPETSEDPADTKPAPYNAGKQAIEKLTKRENEILARMAMGNQNKIIAAALSLSEHTVKIHIHNIITKLGVHNRTEVVALYFEYRRKDVTGNAGDTNRGQDGRSLSGDKY; encoded by the coding sequence ATGCAAATCCCGCATGGTATTTCACAACATGCCGGCTTGGATCTGGCAACAAGCGCCTTGAAGAGAATGAACGCGATCCGAACACTTCTCTTCATTTGCTCGCCGGGAACAATCTCCACCGCAATGATTGCGGCCATCGAAAGCGAATTTCCGTGGCTCAACGTCAAGACGGTTCCCGATCTCAAGCTGGCCTCGGCGGAATTCGACAATCCTGTTCAGCTCATGCTGGCGGATGTCCGCCTTGCCTCCGCGCTCGCCGAATACTGGCCGGAATTGGCCCACTATCATCCCGCAGCAACGCTCGCGCTGATCGGTACCGATGACGGCGAAATAGCCTCCGATCATCAAAGAGCAAAAGAACTTGAAATCGTTCAGGGAATACTGCCGTTCAACGTCAATCTCGATGTCTTCCTGTCAGGCCTGCGGATCGTGTTGAAGGGCGGTACATATTTCCCTTCGACAGGTTACCGCGCTCAGCGAAGCCCGCCTCCGGAAACAAGCGAGGATCCGGCTGACACCAAGCCGGCCCCATACAATGCCGGCAAGCAGGCGATCGAAAAGCTCACGAAGCGTGAGAACGAAATTCTCGCCAGAATGGCCATGGGCAACCAGAACAAGATCATCGCCGCCGCCCTGAGCCTATCAGAACACACAGTAAAGATTCATATTCACAACATCATTACCAAGCTCGGCGTGCATAACAGAACGGAAGTCGTCGCTCTCTATTTTGAATATAGACGCAAGGATGTAACCGGCAATGCAGGCGACACGAACCGCGGCCAGGACGGCCGCTCCCTCTCGGGCGACAAGTACTAG
- a CDS encoding DUF6894 family protein yields the protein MVKYFLNVDLKDGFIPDTEGLDFLNLERATAEVISGMRDIIVEHIQQGETLALRAISITDDAGHLISIVTLADAVNGFLPGIKVSGLG from the coding sequence ATGGTGAAATATTTCCTGAATGTCGATCTGAAGGACGGTTTCATTCCGGATACGGAAGGACTTGATTTCCTCAACCTCGAGAGAGCCACAGCTGAAGTCATCTCCGGAATGAGAGACATCATCGTCGAGCATATTCAGCAGGGAGAAACCCTGGCGTTGCGGGCCATATCGATCACTGACGATGCCGGGCATCTCATATCGATCGTTACGCTGGCCGACGCCGTCAACGGTTTCCTGCCTGGGATAAAGGTCTCGGGCCTGGGGTAA
- a CDS encoding cupin domain-containing protein: protein MDEKFDIGARLNAMRVAAGLSQRQLAERAGVPHAQISNVETNKVSPSVSTLRKILNGLGVGMGDFFEPERSPPKGPFFSAHELVDLTSKVATSPIAGGDGKLIFRQIGDARAHNLQILHEIYGPHADTGETRLQHASSEGGYVVEGELEVTVGDDVRVLKAGEAYLFDSRVPHRFRNLSDRQTIVISACSPPYL from the coding sequence ATGGATGAAAAGTTCGATATCGGTGCGCGGCTCAACGCCATGCGTGTAGCGGCCGGGCTTTCGCAGCGCCAGCTCGCCGAGCGGGCCGGCGTTCCGCACGCACAGATATCCAATGTCGAGACCAACAAGGTCAGCCCCTCCGTCTCGACGCTCCGTAAGATCCTGAACGGTCTCGGCGTCGGCATGGGCGATTTTTTCGAGCCGGAGCGCAGCCCGCCGAAAGGCCCGTTCTTCTCGGCGCACGAACTGGTCGACCTGACTTCCAAGGTTGCCACATCGCCGATTGCAGGCGGTGACGGCAAGCTGATCTTTCGCCAGATCGGCGATGCGCGGGCGCATAACCTGCAGATCCTCCACGAGATTTACGGCCCCCATGCGGACACCGGCGAAACACGGCTGCAGCACGCTTCCTCGGAAGGCGGCTATGTGGTCGAGGGTGAGCTGGAAGTGACGGTCGGCGACGACGTCCGTGTCCTCAAGGCCGGCGAGGCTTACCTCTTCGACAGCCGCGTTCCTCACCGATTCCGCAACCTCTCCGACCGGCAGACGATCGTTATCTCGGCCTGCTCGCCGCCCTATCTCTGA
- the gabT gene encoding 4-aminobutyrate--2-oxoglutarate transaminase, with protein sequence MTVSADLQSRQKAAVAGGVGTRGIFAHKALNAELWDVDGRRFVDFAAGIAVNNTGHRHPAVMRAVAEQAEHFTHTCFHVAPYEGYVRLAERLNAMAPTGAENRTMLVTTGAEAVENAVKIARAHTGRAGIIAFSGAFHGRTMLGMALTGKVMPYKKNFGPFPADIYHAPFPNPYLGFSTEEAIAGLERLFAADVDPERIAAFIVEPVQGEGGFNVAPKEFLVHLRAVADKYGIVLIADEIQAGMARTGRMFGFEHAGVKPDMITMAKGLAGGFPLSAVTGKAEIMNAAHPGGLGGTYAGNPLSVAAANAVLDVIEDEKLCERAAEVGRRITERLTMFASRQGMEHIGDVRGLGAMVAFELVEDRQSKAAASALTTRIVAEAEARGLILLSCGTRFNVIRLLPPLTIEWEVLEEGLAILEASIEAAFSDATASAAA encoded by the coding sequence ATGACCGTCTCAGCAGATCTGCAATCCCGCCAGAAAGCCGCCGTCGCCGGCGGTGTCGGCACAAGGGGTATCTTCGCCCACAAAGCCTTGAACGCCGAACTCTGGGATGTCGACGGCAGGCGCTTCGTCGATTTCGCCGCCGGCATCGCGGTCAACAATACCGGCCATCGCCATCCGGCCGTGATGCGAGCCGTCGCCGAACAGGCTGAACATTTCACCCATACCTGCTTCCACGTCGCGCCTTACGAAGGTTATGTGCGGCTCGCCGAGCGGCTGAACGCGATGGCGCCGACCGGCGCCGAAAATCGCACCATGCTGGTGACCACGGGTGCAGAAGCCGTCGAAAATGCCGTGAAGATCGCCCGCGCCCATACCGGCCGCGCCGGCATCATCGCCTTTTCCGGCGCCTTCCACGGCCGCACCATGCTCGGCATGGCGCTGACCGGCAAGGTCATGCCCTACAAGAAGAATTTCGGCCCCTTCCCGGCCGATATCTACCACGCGCCCTTCCCCAACCCCTATCTCGGCTTCTCGACCGAGGAGGCGATCGCTGGCCTCGAACGGCTCTTCGCAGCCGACGTCGATCCGGAACGGATTGCGGCCTTCATCGTCGAACCGGTCCAGGGCGAAGGCGGCTTCAACGTAGCGCCGAAGGAGTTCCTTGTACACCTTCGCGCAGTCGCGGATAAATACGGCATCGTGCTGATCGCCGACGAAATCCAGGCAGGCATGGCGCGCACCGGCAGGATGTTCGGTTTCGAACATGCCGGCGTAAAGCCGGATATGATCACCATGGCAAAGGGCCTCGCCGGCGGCTTCCCGCTTTCGGCCGTCACCGGCAAGGCCGAGATCATGAATGCAGCCCATCCGGGCGGGCTGGGCGGGACCTATGCCGGCAATCCGCTGAGCGTCGCCGCCGCCAATGCCGTACTCGACGTCATCGAAGATGAGAAGCTCTGCGAACGCGCCGCCGAAGTGGGCCGCCGGATCACCGAGCGGTTGACCATGTTCGCCTCCCGCCAGGGCATGGAACATATCGGTGACGTGCGCGGCCTCGGCGCCATGGTAGCGTTCGAACTGGTCGAGGACCGTCAATCGAAGGCGGCGGCGTCTGCCCTCACCACCCGCATCGTCGCGGAAGCGGAAGCCCGCGGTCTGATCCTCCTATCTTGCGGGACACGCTTCAATGTGATCCGTTTGCTGCCGCCGCTCACCATCGAGTGGGAGGTTCTGGAGGAAGGGCTCGCCATTCTCGAAGCTTCGATCGAAGCAGCGTTCTCCGACGCCACCGCTTCGGCAGCCGCCTGA
- a CDS encoding acetolactate synthase large subunit: MNGADMLCDVLLVNGVDVCFANPGTSEMHFVAALDRKPAMRCILGLSEGVVTGAADGYARMADKPAATLLHLGPGLANGLANLHNARRARTPMLNVVGDHASYHLQYDAPLTSDIESLARPMSHWVGRAAGAADIRRCTEEGYAAALANRGVSTMILPADAAWGEVSLETLAPAAIPTPPAIDAEALKASVTALRSGKRVVIMLAGRAMREKPVETAGRIAASTGAALFSTSSGRSARGAGRAFVRPVPYKIDLAVEALKDFEVAICIGGPRPVTFFAYPGKPSTTLPPSCEVIQLAEHEHDLAEVLAILADALGIKPDADFVRNRFTQDDIQVPTGALTPDAISFAIGRRLPENAIIIDEGLTSVGQYPVLAPGLPPHDHLPITGGAIGIGIPLAAGAAIGAPDRKVIAMQADGSGMYTVQGLWTQAREQLDVVTVVFANSAYRILQGEMTNVGVNAYGRNAQRMLDLDAPKLDWCSLAKGLGVEAGRATTIEEFVKLFDGALSRRGPFLIEAVID; encoded by the coding sequence ATGAACGGCGCCGATATGCTGTGTGACGTCCTTCTGGTGAACGGCGTCGATGTCTGCTTTGCCAATCCCGGCACGTCGGAGATGCATTTCGTCGCCGCTCTCGACCGCAAGCCCGCGATGCGCTGCATCCTCGGCTTGTCGGAAGGCGTCGTGACGGGCGCCGCCGATGGTTATGCCCGCATGGCGGACAAGCCGGCCGCCACTCTTCTCCACCTCGGCCCCGGCCTCGCCAACGGCCTGGCCAACCTCCACAATGCCCGCCGCGCCCGCACGCCGATGCTGAATGTCGTCGGCGACCATGCTTCCTACCACCTTCAATATGACGCGCCGCTGACCAGCGATATCGAAAGCCTGGCCCGACCGATGTCCCATTGGGTCGGACGCGCCGCCGGCGCCGCCGATATCCGCCGTTGTACAGAAGAGGGTTATGCCGCCGCCTTGGCAAACCGGGGCGTCTCAACCATGATCCTGCCGGCGGACGCTGCCTGGGGCGAGGTCTCGCTGGAAACGCTCGCGCCTGCCGCAATCCCTACCCCGCCGGCGATCGACGCCGAAGCCCTGAAGGCCTCCGTCACCGCGCTACGCAGCGGCAAGCGTGTCGTGATCATGCTGGCCGGCCGGGCCATGCGGGAAAAGCCGGTCGAGACCGCCGGCCGGATCGCAGCCTCCACCGGCGCTGCGCTCTTCTCAACGTCCTCGGGCCGTAGCGCCCGCGGCGCCGGACGCGCGTTCGTCAGACCGGTGCCCTACAAGATCGATCTCGCGGTCGAAGCGCTCAAGGATTTCGAGGTCGCCATCTGTATCGGCGGACCACGCCCGGTCACCTTCTTCGCCTATCCCGGAAAACCGAGCACGACCCTGCCGCCCTCCTGCGAAGTGATCCAACTCGCCGAGCACGAACACGACCTCGCTGAAGTGCTGGCAATACTCGCCGATGCACTCGGGATCAAGCCGGATGCGGATTTCGTCCGCAACCGGTTCACGCAGGATGATATCCAGGTGCCGACCGGCGCGCTGACGCCGGATGCGATCAGCTTCGCCATCGGCCGCCGACTTCCGGAAAACGCCATCATTATCGATGAAGGCCTGACCTCCGTCGGCCAATATCCGGTTTTGGCGCCCGGGCTCCCACCCCACGATCACCTTCCGATCACCGGCGGCGCCATCGGCATCGGCATTCCGCTGGCTGCAGGCGCTGCGATCGGAGCACCCGATCGCAAGGTCATCGCGATGCAGGCGGACGGCAGCGGCATGTACACGGTGCAGGGCCTCTGGACCCAGGCGCGCGAACAGCTGGATGTGGTGACCGTCGTTTTCGCCAACAGCGCCTACCGCATCCTGCAGGGCGAAATGACCAATGTCGGCGTCAACGCCTACGGCCGCAATGCCCAGCGGATGCTCGATCTCGACGCGCCGAAACTCGACTGGTGCTCGCTCGCCAAGGGCCTCGGCGTCGAAGCCGGCCGCGCGACGACGATCGAGGAATTCGTCAAGCTGTTCGACGGCGCGCTCAGCCGCAGGGGGCCTTTCCTGATCGAGGCCGTCATCGACTGA
- a CDS encoding ABC transporter ATP-binding protein encodes MAISQAQAVQSTQPVLSVENLTTSFNVDGEWKSVVRDVSFTVAPGETVAIVGESGSGKSVTSLSIMRLLQEGTSRIEGKIMLGGRDLLALPEHEMRKVRGNDVAMIFQEPMTSLNPLFTIGDQISEALLCHKAMSAAQAKAETIRLLEKVRIPSAASRFDEYPHRFSGGMRQRVMIAMALASKPKLLIADEPTTALDVTIQGQILDLIKLLQDEEGTSVLFITHDMGVVAEVADRTIVMYRGEQVETGDTPDIFHRGKHPYTRALLAAVPVLGSMQKYERPLRFPVVNTATGESDVQVEVADTVAANDRPILEVKNLTKRFDIHSGLFGRVSGRVHAVENVSFDLQAGETLSLVGESGCGKSTTGRAIMRLIEPDAGSVVVEGRDVLALDKREMREMRKSVQMIFQDPFASLNPRMTIGQAIAEPYLEHKMGTAKQAKEVVADMLRKVGLTPDMVNRYPHEFSGGQRQRICIARALALEPKVIVADESVSALDVSIKAQVINLMLDLQQSLNLAFLFISHDMAVVERVSHRVAVMYLGEIVEIGPRASVFGNPQHEYTKKLMAAVPVPDPDRRREKRAVASDELKSPIRPVDYKVNPLGYKTVSPGHLVAM; translated from the coding sequence ATGGCCATTTCGCAAGCACAAGCCGTCCAGTCCACTCAGCCGGTCCTCTCCGTCGAGAACCTGACCACCTCGTTCAATGTGGACGGGGAGTGGAAGTCGGTCGTGCGTGACGTTTCCTTCACCGTCGCTCCCGGCGAGACCGTGGCGATCGTCGGCGAAAGCGGGTCGGGCAAGAGCGTCACCTCGTTGTCGATCATGCGACTGCTGCAGGAAGGCACCAGCCGCATCGAAGGCAAGATCATGCTCGGCGGGCGCGATCTTCTGGCGCTTCCCGAACACGAAATGCGCAAGGTGCGCGGCAACGATGTGGCGATGATCTTCCAGGAGCCGATGACGAGCCTCAATCCGCTCTTCACCATCGGCGACCAGATTTCCGAGGCGCTGCTCTGCCACAAGGCGATGTCGGCGGCGCAAGCCAAGGCCGAAACCATCCGGCTGCTCGAAAAGGTCCGTATCCCCTCGGCCGCGTCGCGTTTCGACGAATATCCTCACCGTTTCTCGGGCGGCATGCGCCAGCGGGTGATGATCGCCATGGCCTTGGCATCGAAGCCGAAGCTGCTGATTGCCGACGAGCCGACCACCGCGCTCGATGTGACCATCCAGGGCCAGATTCTCGATCTCATCAAGCTGCTGCAGGATGAGGAGGGGACGTCGGTCCTGTTCATCACCCATGACATGGGCGTCGTCGCCGAAGTCGCCGACCGGACGATCGTGATGTATCGCGGCGAGCAGGTGGAGACGGGTGACACGCCGGACATTTTTCATCGCGGCAAGCATCCCTATACGCGGGCGCTGCTCGCCGCGGTGCCGGTGCTCGGTTCGATGCAGAAATATGAGCGGCCGCTGCGCTTTCCCGTCGTCAACACGGCGACCGGTGAATCCGACGTCCAGGTGGAAGTGGCCGATACGGTTGCCGCCAACGACCGGCCCATTCTGGAGGTGAAGAACCTCACCAAGCGGTTCGACATTCATTCCGGCCTGTTTGGTCGCGTGAGCGGCCGGGTGCATGCGGTCGAGAATGTCTCCTTCGATCTGCAGGCCGGCGAGACGCTGTCGCTGGTCGGCGAAAGCGGCTGCGGCAAGTCGACGACGGGCCGCGCCATCATGCGGCTGATCGAGCCGGACGCCGGTTCGGTGGTCGTCGAGGGCCGGGATGTGCTGGCGCTCGACAAGCGGGAGATGCGCGAGATGCGCAAATCCGTGCAGATGATCTTCCAGGATCCGTTCGCCTCGCTCAATCCGCGCATGACGATCGGCCAGGCGATCGCCGAACCCTATCTCGAACACAAGATGGGGACGGCGAAACAGGCGAAGGAAGTCGTCGCTGACATGCTGCGCAAGGTAGGGCTGACGCCCGACATGGTGAACCGCTATCCGCACGAATTCTCCGGCGGCCAACGCCAGCGTATCTGCATTGCCCGGGCGCTTGCGCTTGAACCGAAGGTGATCGTTGCCGACGAAAGCGTCTCGGCGCTCGACGTGTCGATCAAGGCGCAGGTCATCAATCTGATGCTCGACCTGCAGCAGAGCCTGAATCTCGCCTTCCTGTTCATCAGCCACGATATGGCAGTGGTCGAGCGGGTCAGCCATCGGGTGGCGGTGATGTATCTCGGCGAGATCGTTGAGATCGGACCGCGTGCTTCGGTGTTCGGCAATCCGCAGCACGAATATACGAAGAAACTGATGGCCGCGGTGCCGGTGCCGGATCCCGATCGCCGCCGGGAAAAACGAGCGGTCGCCAGCGACGAGCTCAAGAGCCCGATCCGCCCCGTCGACTATAAAGTCAATCCGCTCGGCTATAAGACTGTTTCACCGGGTCATCTGGTCGCGATGTAA